In the Piscinibacter sp. XHJ-5 genome, one interval contains:
- a CDS encoding DUF1178 family protein has translation MKVLDLRCTHEHRFEGWFASDDDFESQRERGLVACPLCGDAAITRLPSAPRLNVSGAREPMPAAAQRGVGEAPIDMTMQAAWLQAVQHVISNTVDVGDRFAEEARRIHYGEVDERAIRGRATREEAQALKEEGIEVMSLPIPAAIKGTVQ, from the coding sequence ATGAAGGTCCTCGATCTGCGCTGCACGCACGAACACCGCTTCGAGGGCTGGTTCGCCTCCGACGACGATTTCGAGTCCCAGCGCGAACGCGGGCTGGTCGCCTGCCCGCTGTGCGGCGACGCCGCCATCACGCGGTTGCCTTCCGCCCCGCGGCTCAACGTGTCCGGCGCGCGCGAACCCATGCCGGCTGCGGCCCAGCGGGGCGTCGGCGAGGCGCCCATCGACATGACGATGCAGGCTGCCTGGCTGCAGGCGGTGCAGCACGTCATCTCCAACACCGTCGACGTCGGCGACCGTTTCGCCGAAGAGGCGCGCCGCATCCACTACGGCGAAGTCGACGAGCGTGCCATCCGCGGTCGCGCCACGCGCGAAGAAGCGCAGGCGCTGAAGGAAGAGGGCATCGAGGTCATGTCACTGCCCATCCCGGCCGCGATCAAGGGCACTGTCCAGTAG